The following coding sequences are from one Sphingobium sp. Cam5-1 window:
- a CDS encoding arginyltransferase: MSAPFRFPRFFVTNPSPCPYIPGRSERKVFTELNGDNASELNDALGRIGFRRSQNVAYRPSCADCSACVSVRVVAGEFTANATQRKLIRRNSDLIVTACKPWSTEEQFQLLQRYLKARHPGGGMTEMDEMDFADMVEQTPVESHVVEYREPGKNGRPGKLIGACLTDRQGDGLSMIYSFFDTELEHRKGLGNFIIMDHILRAAKAGLPYVYLGYWVEGSQRMQYKVRYRPLEKLSRSGWVRFDPQEQEQAIRGVLPRDEPPLPIELAGIFRK, encoded by the coding sequence GTGAGCGCACCATTTCGTTTTCCGCGCTTCTTTGTGACGAACCCCAGCCCGTGCCCCTATATTCCGGGCCGGAGCGAACGGAAGGTCTTTACCGAACTTAACGGCGACAATGCGTCGGAACTTAACGATGCGCTCGGCCGCATCGGCTTTCGCCGCAGTCAGAATGTCGCCTATCGACCCAGCTGCGCTGATTGTTCCGCCTGCGTTTCGGTGCGTGTGGTGGCAGGAGAGTTCACGGCCAACGCGACGCAGCGCAAGCTCATTCGCCGCAACAGCGACTTGATCGTCACGGCATGCAAGCCATGGTCGACGGAGGAGCAATTCCAACTGCTTCAGCGCTATCTGAAGGCGCGCCATCCGGGCGGCGGCATGACCGAGATGGACGAGATGGATTTCGCCGACATGGTCGAGCAGACGCCGGTCGAAAGCCACGTCGTCGAATATCGCGAACCCGGCAAAAATGGCCGTCCCGGCAAGTTGATCGGTGCATGCCTGACCGACCGGCAGGGCGATGGACTGTCGATGATCTACAGCTTCTTCGATACGGAGCTGGAACATCGCAAGGGGCTGGGCAACTTCATCATCATGGATCACATCCTGCGCGCGGCGAAAGCGGGCCTGCCCTATGTGTATCTCGGCTATTGGGTCGAGGGGTCACAGCGGATGCAGTATAAGGTCCGCTACCGCCCGCTGGAAAAGCTGAGCCGCAGCGGCTGGGTGCGTTTCGATCCGCAGGAGCAGGAGCAGGCGATTCGGGGTGTGCTGCCCCGCGATGAACCGCCGTTGCCGATCGAACTGGCGGGCATCTTCCGGAAATAA
- a CDS encoding threonine ammonia-lyase, whose product MNTLSKIESAMPLPVTVDDILAARVRISGAVVHTPTLISQTLSDMLGCKVYLKFENLQFTAAYKERGALNRLLQLDAASKEKGVIAASAGNHAQGLAYHGRRLGVPVTIVMPVTTPTVKVTQTQGHGATVVLHGEKFDDASTYARQLAKENGLTFVHPFDEPDIMAGQGTVALEMLEDAPEIDTLVIPIGGGGLFSGMATAAKAMKPDIRIYGVQAELYPSMYSHIKQANLACDGDTLAEGIAVKEPGELTRRFVERLADDVLLVDERHLEEALSLLLQIEKTVVEGAGAAGLAALLMHKDMFAGRNVGLVLTGGNIDTRLLANVLLRDLARSGRLARLRIILQDRPGALFHVARIFDQEAVNILELSHQRIFTNLPAKGLSLDVECETRDGEHLDRLITALRAAGYEVAPIEVA is encoded by the coding sequence ATGAACACGTTGAGCAAGATCGAAAGCGCGATGCCGCTGCCCGTTACCGTCGATGACATATTGGCGGCGCGTGTGCGGATTTCGGGCGCGGTCGTGCATACACCCACGCTGATCAGCCAGACTTTGTCCGATATGCTCGGCTGCAAGGTCTACCTGAAATTCGAAAATCTCCAGTTCACCGCCGCTTACAAGGAGCGGGGCGCGCTCAATCGCCTGCTTCAACTGGACGCGGCGTCGAAGGAAAAGGGCGTGATCGCCGCTTCCGCTGGCAATCACGCGCAGGGGCTTGCCTATCACGGCCGCCGTTTGGGCGTGCCCGTGACGATCGTCATGCCCGTGACCACGCCGACTGTGAAGGTGACGCAGACGCAAGGGCATGGCGCGACGGTCGTGCTGCATGGCGAGAAGTTTGACGACGCCAGCACCTATGCGCGCCAACTGGCCAAGGAGAATGGCCTGACCTTCGTCCACCCGTTCGATGAACCCGACATCATGGCCGGGCAGGGTACTGTCGCGCTGGAAATGCTGGAGGACGCGCCAGAGATCGACACGCTGGTCATCCCGATCGGCGGTGGCGGCCTGTTTTCCGGCATGGCCACTGCGGCCAAGGCGATGAAGCCCGACATCCGCATCTATGGCGTGCAGGCGGAGCTTTATCCGTCGATGTACAGCCATATCAAGCAGGCGAACCTGGCCTGCGACGGCGATACGCTGGCCGAAGGCATCGCGGTGAAAGAACCGGGCGAGTTGACCCGCCGCTTTGTCGAGCGTCTGGCCGACGACGTCCTGTTGGTCGATGAACGGCATCTGGAGGAGGCGTTGAGCCTGCTGCTCCAGATCGAAAAGACGGTGGTCGAGGGCGCAGGCGCGGCCGGGCTTGCCGCGTTGTTGATGCACAAGGACATGTTCGCGGGCCGCAACGTCGGGCTCGTCCTGACGGGCGGTAATATCGACACGCGCCTTTTGGCGAATGTGCTGCTGCGCGATCTTGCGCGGTCTGGGCGCCTCGCGCGCCTGCGTATCATCTTGCAGGATCGCCCCGGTGCGCTGTTCCACGTCGCCCGCATCTTCGATCAGGAAGCGGTCAACATTCTGGAGCTGTCGCATCAGCGCATCTTCACCAATCTTCCGGCCAAGGGCCTTAGCCTCGACGTCGAATGCGAGACCCGCGATGGGGAGCATCTCGATCGGCTGATCACGGCCCTGCGCGCCGCAGGATATGAGGTCGCGCCGATCGAGGTTGCCTGA
- a CDS encoding NAD(P)-dependent oxidoreductase → MANIAFIGLGVMGGPIAGHLAKAGHELTVYNRSIGKAKKWAEAYGGAVAVTPAKAAEDAEIVISCVGTDDDLSQVTVGKEGAFRTMKPGSLFIDHTTVSARIARQLFVEGESRGLHCVDAPVSGGQAGAENGRLSIMCGGTGPAVEAARIVMQSYAARIVHVGGAGAGQTTKMVNQICIAGVLQGLSEALRFAQAAELDLDKVFEAVSGGAAQSWQMDNRWKTMAQDSFDFGFAIDWMRKDLGLALEEARANGATLPVTALVDQFYADVQAMGGSRQDTSALVRRITKA, encoded by the coding sequence ATGGCTAATATCGCGTTTATCGGTCTGGGCGTCATGGGCGGCCCGATCGCCGGGCATCTGGCGAAGGCCGGACACGAACTGACCGTCTACAACCGCTCCATCGGAAAGGCGAAGAAGTGGGCCGAGGCCTATGGCGGCGCCGTGGCGGTCACCCCGGCCAAGGCGGCGGAAGATGCCGAAATCGTCATCAGCTGCGTGGGCACCGACGATGACCTTTCGCAGGTGACCGTTGGCAAGGAAGGCGCGTTCCGGACGATGAAGCCGGGCAGCCTGTTCATCGACCATACGACGGTATCGGCCCGGATCGCGCGGCAACTGTTCGTGGAAGGCGAAAGCCGCGGGCTTCATTGCGTCGATGCCCCTGTATCAGGAGGACAGGCAGGCGCGGAAAACGGGCGCCTGTCGATCATGTGCGGCGGCACGGGACCGGCGGTCGAGGCCGCGCGGATCGTCATGCAAAGCTATGCCGCGCGGATCGTGCATGTCGGCGGCGCGGGGGCCGGGCAAACGACCAAGATGGTGAACCAGATTTGCATCGCGGGCGTTCTGCAAGGGCTTTCCGAAGCGCTACGCTTTGCGCAAGCCGCCGAACTGGATCTGGACAAGGTGTTCGAAGCCGTGTCCGGCGGCGCGGCGCAAAGCTGGCAGATGGATAACCGCTGGAAGACTATGGCACAGGACAGTTTCGATTTCGGCTTCGCCATCGATTGGATGCGCAAGGACCTTGGCCTCGCCCTTGAGGAGGCCCGCGCGAATGGTGCGACGCTTCCTGTGACCGCACTGGTCGATCAATTCTACGCCGATGTGCAGGCGATGGGCGGAAGCCGACAGGATACAAGCGCGCTGGTGAGGCGGATCACCAAGGCATGA